From a single Lolium rigidum isolate FL_2022 chromosome 7, APGP_CSIRO_Lrig_0.1, whole genome shotgun sequence genomic region:
- the LOC124674330 gene encoding cold-responsive protein kinase 1-like — protein sequence MACCFPSRRGPRDAVEGDDGMHSVKVFSYSELRKATQNFSEANKIGEGGFGSVFRGKLKDGTFVAVKVLSATSRQGVGEFLTELTAIADIKHENLVTLMGCSAEGSHRILVYNYLENNSLQQTLLGNAFSSIQFNWEARVKIAIGIARGLAFLHEEIRPHIIHRDIKASNILLDKDLTPKIADFGLARLLPPNATHVSTRVAGTLGYLAPEYAIRGQVTKKSDIYGFGVLLLEIVCGRCNTNTRLAREDRFLLEKTWALYEQEHLDEIIDADIDDELDIEEACKFLKIGLLCTQDAMARRPHMSTVLRMLTGCKNVSMEKITRPALITDFCQLIPSGAEKTRSNTSGSFTTTETTDPFSSSDTATQSSM from the exons ATGGCTTGTTGCTTTCCGTCGCGAAGGGGGCCTCGAGATGCTGTTGAAGGTGATGATG GTATGCATAGTGTGAAGGTCTTTTCTTACAGTGAGTTGAGAAAGGCAACTCAAAATTTTAGTGAGGCTAATAAGATCGGAGAGGGTGGTTTTGGTTCCGTATTTAGG GGCAAGCTCAAAGATGGCACGTTTGTTGCAGTGAAGGTGTTGTCAGCGACTTCGAGGCAAGGTGTCGGAGAGTTCTTAACTGAACTTACCGCAATTGCCGACATTAAGCATGAAAACCTGGTCACGCTTATGGGTTGCTCTGCTGAAGGGTCCCATAGGATCCTCGTTTACAATTATCTTGAGAACAACAGCCTTCAACAGACGTTGCTAGGTAATGCTTT CAGCAGCATTCAGTTCAACTGGGAGGCTCGCGTGAAAATTGCCATTGGTATTGCACGTGGACTTGCATTTCTTCATGAGGAAATCCGTCCTCATATTATCCACAGGGATATCAAAGCGAGCAACATTCTTCTCGACAAGGACCTTACGCCTAAAATTGCTGATTTTGGATTGGCGAGGCTCCTCCCTCCCAATGCAACTCATGTGAGCACCCGAGTAGCTGGCACATT GGGATATTTGGCTCCTGAATATGCTATCCGAGGTCAAGTGACGAAGAAGTCTGACATCTATGGTTTTGGAGTTCTTCTCTTGGAAATTGTTTGTGGCAGGTGCAACACAAACACAAGATTGGCTAGAGAAGATCGATTTCTTCTTGAGAAG ACATGGGCACTCTATGAGCAAGAACATCTAGATGAGATCATAGATGCTGATATAGACGACGAACTGGACATCGAGGAGGCATGCAAGTTCTTAAAGATTGGCCTGCTGTGTACGCAGGACGCGATGGCACGCCGTCCCCACATGAGCACCGTTCTCAGAATGCTCACAGGATGTAAGAACGTCTCCATGGAGAAGATCACAAGGCCCGCATTGATCACCGACTTCTGTCAACTCATACCATCAGGGGCGGAGAAGACGCGCTCCAACACATCGGGATCCTTCACCACCACAGAAACGACAGACCCGTTCTCATCGTCGGACACGGCCACGCAGTCGTCTATGTGA